One stretch of Paenibacillus sp. FSL R5-0341 DNA includes these proteins:
- a CDS encoding prolyl oligopeptidase family serine peptidase, whose amino-acid sequence MGYPFLTRMSVNKERTSMLLGYDDNTCEWCSLDDTGRIDSRQSLSEHGTESDQHTQHIQFIGRNRVLVITQDKTGKWLHIYENEKQAILVQSLFVKFPFPVMQAAWQEGQLILLFSIRHRSGAVRIGLYDPEKDEARWVTPDLDNPQFVFWSASTREVGVNVGGFGRVYSYSKDIFPSSEIPYTEYAYPVMDKQGDLIAVSIPVEDGFQPGWIRQGEDRVHECSTDSQPFSEMIRMQLDLHQQLVLCEGITCGRWQYVQYTLDREKRYDLYDYPGILTQAVLSKDRQGLIGKYESIVSPPVPGIYRFLEQTRTITRFPVERDERIGKHPDEEPDVIYGWVRYGHEMIPYMDIHPEGAEHVVIYLHGGPHNCLFDSFSPVISGLYQAGVRVIGLNYPGSSGFGTDYRMRIQNDWGGVDADVIQFMREQMLSSYSHVSLYGVSYGAYLALLVAGKSPALWSTVVACAPFTDLEGLYAGGGTKLRSFLETEIGELLHDPSALRDRSPTAYVSGLSEVNIQLIHGQSDQLCPVEQTERLYLDITKNKQMSGAVGRIDLHIVQDMAHEAYSERIWAQKAVDFLTCSRVST is encoded by the coding sequence TTGGGTTATCCATTCCTGACACGAATGAGTGTGAATAAGGAACGAACGAGTATGCTCTTGGGCTATGATGACAATACATGCGAATGGTGCAGTCTTGATGATACAGGCCGGATTGATAGCCGTCAGAGCCTTTCTGAACATGGGACAGAGTCAGATCAGCACACGCAGCATATTCAGTTTATTGGAAGGAATCGTGTTCTGGTGATTACTCAGGACAAGACGGGGAAATGGCTTCATATATACGAGAATGAGAAGCAAGCAATTCTGGTTCAGAGCCTTTTTGTGAAGTTTCCATTTCCTGTGATGCAGGCCGCTTGGCAAGAAGGGCAATTAATTCTGCTATTTTCCATTAGACATCGTTCAGGAGCTGTCCGCATAGGTCTTTACGATCCCGAGAAGGATGAGGCGCGATGGGTTACTCCTGATTTGGACAATCCGCAATTTGTATTCTGGTCTGCATCAACACGAGAGGTTGGTGTAAACGTTGGTGGATTCGGAAGAGTGTACTCATATTCCAAAGATATCTTTCCATCATCCGAAATACCCTACACGGAGTATGCCTACCCTGTGATGGATAAGCAGGGGGATCTGATAGCCGTTTCTATTCCTGTGGAAGATGGCTTCCAGCCGGGATGGATCAGGCAGGGAGAGGATCGGGTGCATGAATGTTCAACGGATAGCCAACCCTTCTCTGAAATGATTAGAATGCAACTCGATCTACATCAACAGCTAGTCCTCTGCGAAGGGATAACCTGCGGCAGGTGGCAATATGTTCAATATACATTGGACAGAGAGAAGAGGTATGATCTGTATGATTATCCGGGAATCTTGACACAGGCTGTGCTCAGCAAGGACAGGCAGGGCTTGATCGGAAAATATGAATCTATCGTAAGTCCTCCGGTGCCGGGGATATACCGGTTTTTGGAACAAACGCGTACGATTACCCGTTTCCCGGTTGAGCGAGATGAGAGAATTGGCAAGCATCCTGACGAGGAACCCGATGTAATCTATGGATGGGTTCGTTATGGACATGAGATGATTCCGTACATGGACATACACCCGGAGGGCGCAGAACACGTGGTCATCTATCTTCATGGCGGACCTCATAATTGCCTGTTTGACAGCTTTAGTCCGGTCATCAGCGGATTATATCAGGCAGGAGTGCGGGTTATCGGGCTGAACTATCCCGGTAGTTCAGGGTTCGGCACGGATTACAGGATGCGCATTCAGAACGATTGGGGCGGCGTGGATGCAGATGTCATCCAGTTCATGCGGGAGCAGATGTTATCTTCCTATTCACACGTATCTCTCTATGGGGTGAGCTATGGGGCTTATCTGGCATTGCTGGTAGCAGGTAAAAGTCCGGCTTTATGGAGTACTGTGGTTGCCTGTGCACCATTTACGGATCTGGAAGGACTGTACGCAGGCGGAGGAACGAAGCTGAGGTCATTCTTGGAAACTGAAATCGGTGAGCTTTTGCATGATCCATCTGCCCTGCGGGACAGAAGCCCAACAGCTTATGTATCCGGGCTCAGTGAGGTGAATATTCAGCTCATTCACGGTCAGTCTGATCAACTGTGTCCCGTAGAACAGACGGAGAGGTTATATCTGGATATCACTAAAAACAAGCAGATGTCTGGAGCTGTAGGCAGGATTGATCTTCATATTGTACAGGATATGGCGCATGAGGCTTATTCGGAGCGAATCTGGGCGCAGAAGGCTGTTGATTTTCTAACCTGCAGTAGAGTATCCACGTAA
- a CDS encoding NAD(P)H-binding protein, which produces MKVAIFGATGAIGKTILWELMDRGHEVTAVVRDPSKVEMVHERLRVEQGDMLNPDQVADFAAGQEAVVSAYGPKFGEEEEMLEVTRSLIEGVRRAKAGRLVVVGGAGSLMTDSGEMLMDTPGFPDEVKPLAKAHAEAYDLIEASGIHWTYMSPAATITTGRRTGQFRVGMNRVITDDIGESSISVGDFAAALVDELDDPQFIQARFTVGY; this is translated from the coding sequence ATGAAAGTAGCCATTTTTGGAGCAACCGGAGCGATTGGCAAGACGATACTGTGGGAGCTGATGGATCGTGGGCATGAGGTGACAGCGGTAGTGCGTGACCCGTCGAAAGTCGAGATGGTGCATGAACGCTTGCGTGTGGAACAGGGAGATATGCTCAACCCAGATCAGGTGGCTGATTTTGCAGCGGGTCAGGAAGCGGTTGTGAGTGCATATGGACCGAAGTTCGGTGAAGAAGAAGAGATGCTGGAAGTGACACGATCGTTGATCGAGGGTGTGCGCCGGGCAAAAGCAGGACGTCTGGTGGTAGTTGGTGGAGCGGGAAGCCTGATGACCGATTCCGGTGAGATGCTAATGGACACGCCGGGATTCCCGGACGAAGTCAAACCACTGGCAAAAGCACATGCAGAAGCATATGACCTGATTGAAGCATCAGGTATTCATTGGACCTACATGAGCCCTGCTGCGACAATCACAACAGGACGCCGGACTGGCCAGTTCCGGGTTGGCATGAACCGGGTGATTACGGATGATATCGGGGAAAGCTCGATTTCCGTTGGCGATTTTGCAGCGGCTTTGGTGGACGAACTGGACGATCCGCAATTTATACAGGCACGATTTACAGTAGGTTACTAA
- a CDS encoding NAD(P)H-hydrate dehydratase, with product MFIVTAEQMRAVDEYTIHQLGIPAASLMENAGRAIAEEVIKLCREGQPEGRLADSGQLGYSSQTGARQAHTGPGDRQGYGGDIIADPALVMERPGDQQWYMLIGKGNNGGDGLVAARHLVEAGLGVTLVYADAPEALRGEAAVQRDAAAQLGIPALVHGREAVDFSRCTGIVDALLGTGSRGAPRGDYAALIEAANDSGKPVVSADVPSGLDADTGEVYEPCIQARVTVCLALLKRGLVQYPGASAAGRIVVRAIGIPALLAPEYGPSVRLLTDEVLRVALRVDTGRLRTPDGHKGTYGHVLLAAGSLPMSGAGLLSAKAALRAGCGLATWALPAALLPHVIGTVPELMLAAAADGDSGEWNAASAGVVLRLAESRDVLATGPGLGRFKGDTDWLRRLWQQTDRPLVIDADALNMLADAGPHGPRDWGQRSAATILTPHPGEMGRLLGMSTREVQRDRIGHAAKYAREQGVTLVLKGARTVIATPSGEAYINTTGHAGMATGGAGDVLTGIIAGLLAQGLSAERAAAFGVYLHGQAAERAALLCGDPSSLLAGDIIDAL from the coding sequence TTGTTTATCGTAACCGCTGAACAGATGCGGGCTGTAGACGAGTATACTATTCATCAGCTCGGTATTCCGGCAGCAAGTCTGATGGAGAATGCAGGCCGCGCCATAGCCGAGGAAGTCATCAAACTGTGCCGGGAAGGGCAACCAGAAGGACGGCTTGCGGATTCAGGGCAGCTTGGCTATAGCAGCCAGACAGGTGCGAGGCAGGCACACACCGGGCCCGGTGATCGGCAAGGTTATGGTGGCGACATCATCGCCGATCCGGCGCTGGTGATGGAGCGGCCGGGAGATCAGCAATGGTACATGCTGATCGGCAAGGGCAATAATGGCGGCGATGGGCTGGTGGCCGCGCGCCATTTGGTTGAAGCAGGGCTTGGCGTGACATTGGTCTACGCCGATGCCCCTGAGGCACTGCGTGGCGAAGCTGCAGTGCAACGGGATGCCGCTGCTCAGCTCGGCATCCCTGCTCTTGTCCACGGGCGCGAAGCCGTGGACTTCAGCCGGTGCACAGGCATCGTGGATGCGCTGCTGGGCACCGGGTCGCGGGGAGCGCCGCGGGGGGATTACGCGGCGCTGATTGAGGCGGCGAACGACAGCGGCAAGCCGGTCGTGTCCGCCGATGTGCCGAGCGGGCTGGACGCCGACACCGGAGAGGTGTACGAGCCCTGCATTCAAGCCCGGGTGACGGTATGCCTCGCGCTGCTCAAGCGCGGGCTGGTGCAGTACCCGGGCGCTTCTGCCGCGGGGCGCATCGTGGTGCGCGCCATCGGCATTCCCGCGCTGCTTGCGCCAGAGTATGGCCCCTCGGTCCGTCTGCTGACGGACGAGGTGCTGCGCGTTGCGCTGCGCGTGGACACAGGCCGTCTACGGACACCGGACGGCCACAAAGGCACCTACGGCCACGTATTGCTGGCCGCAGGAAGCCTGCCGATGAGCGGCGCAGGCCTGCTCTCGGCCAAGGCCGCGCTGCGCGCAGGCTGCGGGCTCGCCACATGGGCGCTGCCCGCGGCACTGCTGCCGCATGTCATCGGCACCGTGCCCGAGCTCATGCTCGCTGCCGCCGCCGATGGCGACAGCGGCGAATGGAACGCGGCTTCCGCTGGCGTCGTGCTGCGCCTCGCGGAGAGCCGCGACGTGCTCGCGACCGGCCCCGGCCTCGGCCGCTTCAAGGGCGACACAGACTGGCTGCGCCGTCTGTGGCAACAAACGGATCGTCCGCTCGTCATCGACGCGGACGCCCTCAACATGCTGGCAGACGCTGGCCCACATGGGCCTCGCGACTGGGGCCAGCGAAGTGCGGCGACGATCCTGACGCCGCACCCTGGCGAGATGGGTCGACTGCTGGGCATGTCGACCCGGGAAGTGCAGCGTGACCGCATTGGACACGCTGCAAAATACGCCCGCGAGCAGGGCGTAACCCTTGTGCTCAAAGGAGCACGAACGGTCATCGCAACGCCATCCGGCGAGGCGTACATCAACACTACCGGGCACGCTGGCATGGCGACTGGCGGTGCCGGAGACGTATTGACCGGCATCATCGCCGGTCTGCTTGCCCAAGGTCTCAGCGCGGAGCGAGCCGCCGCGTTCGGCGTATATCTCCACGGACAGGCCGCCGAACGAGCAGCCCTGCTGTGCGGTGACCCATCGTCGCTGCTAGCCGGAGACATCATCGACGCACTGTGA
- a CDS encoding methyl-accepting chemotaxis protein, whose amino-acid sequence MKLQGKLILNALISLLLCLALVAFIITELLGMNAKNQNLVPAMLKVSELNANQIQTQQALDVYSFSMTAGNQDTALRLLDEGQAMIQELTDGLLETDQQLQLIQSIQIKLTALSQGATAAMTEMDGAEAKRYSTRVRGIQNDIYSLDEITRDRYDQYTVDLERDIQQTWQIALGGAIVLLVAVMLFNMYTSRQIAKRIRTLKDAAGQIADGDLTGQLPEARGKDELDDLSRSFGIMTHNIRGIIQSIGAAGHRVDLMAQDIDRGNDTAQAIVQQVSRTTEELSIGSQKIAEDLSETVMVVDKMQSTFNSNLEATSQSVIDGREVLTTVEEGNKAVAEQLRLAEVNRLAMYEVEQTVRELEDSAVRITTMTAYVSEIAKQTTMLSLNASIEAARAGEAGRGFAVVAGEVNKLAEQSAQSVKHIYAAVGEITTSMDKVKNSVAQSMQLFGEQEQATSQTRESFSAIRGSVERISTGIRQLAEDMQHSNEFSTQVQQAIENISAITEQSAASSEEITASTSEQQRSFAEASIKVKSLRDISAEMHQELLRFRL is encoded by the coding sequence ATGAAACTACAGGGAAAACTGATACTTAATGCTCTAATCTCGCTACTTCTATGCCTTGCGCTGGTAGCCTTTATCATCACGGAATTGCTCGGCATGAATGCCAAAAATCAAAATCTGGTACCTGCCATGCTCAAGGTAAGTGAACTAAATGCCAATCAGATTCAGACCCAGCAGGCGCTGGATGTCTATTCGTTCTCCATGACAGCAGGAAATCAGGACACAGCGCTCCGCTTGCTGGATGAAGGTCAAGCGATGATTCAGGAGCTTACGGACGGATTACTTGAAACGGATCAGCAGTTGCAGCTTATTCAGTCCATCCAGATAAAACTCACTGCTCTGAGTCAGGGAGCTACCGCGGCCATGACAGAGATGGACGGAGCGGAAGCGAAACGGTATAGCACTCGGGTTCGGGGCATACAGAATGATATCTATTCGTTGGATGAAATAACTCGGGATCGATATGATCAATATACCGTTGATTTGGAGCGAGATATCCAGCAAACGTGGCAAATCGCTCTCGGTGGAGCCATCGTACTGCTCGTCGCGGTGATGCTGTTCAATATGTATACTTCACGTCAGATCGCCAAGCGTATTCGTACGCTCAAAGACGCAGCAGGACAAATTGCGGATGGCGACCTTACCGGACAATTACCGGAAGCTCGGGGCAAAGATGAACTCGATGACCTGAGTCGCTCCTTCGGTATTATGACCCATAATATCCGAGGTATTATTCAATCCATTGGTGCAGCGGGTCATCGTGTCGATCTGATGGCACAAGACATAGATCGTGGCAACGATACGGCCCAAGCGATTGTGCAGCAAGTATCCCGTACCACGGAAGAACTATCAATTGGCAGTCAAAAGATTGCTGAGGATCTGAGTGAAACGGTGATGGTCGTGGACAAAATGCAGTCTACCTTCAACAGTAATCTGGAGGCCACTTCCCAATCCGTGATCGATGGTCGTGAAGTATTAACTACCGTTGAAGAAGGCAATAAAGCCGTCGCAGAGCAACTCCGTCTGGCCGAAGTGAATCGTCTGGCAATGTACGAGGTAGAACAAACGGTGCGGGAATTGGAAGACAGCGCGGTTCGAATCACCACGATGACTGCATACGTATCGGAGATTGCCAAGCAGACGACCATGCTCTCGTTGAATGCCTCCATTGAGGCTGCTCGTGCCGGAGAAGCCGGACGTGGCTTCGCTGTTGTTGCGGGCGAGGTGAATAAGCTTGCAGAACAATCTGCGCAATCGGTCAAGCATATCTACGCGGCTGTGGGCGAGATTACAACCTCCATGGACAAGGTGAAGAACTCGGTAGCGCAAAGCATGCAGCTATTCGGGGAACAGGAACAAGCCACCAGCCAGACCCGGGAATCCTTCTCTGCCATTCGCGGAAGTGTGGAGCGCATTAGTACCGGCATCCGTCAGCTTGCTGAGGACATGCAGCATTCCAATGAATTCAGTACGCAGGTGCAACAGGCCATTGAAAATATCAGTGCCATCACCGAGCAGTCGGCTGCCAGCAGTGAAGAGATTACCGCCTCCACGTCGGAACAACAACGTTCCTTCGCTGAAGCGAGTATCAAGGTGAAGTCACTGCGTGATATCAGTGCCGAGATGCATCAGGAGTTGTTGCGTTTCAGGTTGTAG
- a CDS encoding BMP family ABC transporter substrate-binding protein has protein sequence MKTNKNRRAGLGLTLMMILTVLILGACSANNTTSATDTRTKVGIVLTEVGLGDRSFNDAAFDGLVQARDEKSIVFDYREPGGNLTAEAAFEEFAEAKLDLIIGLSDTVQADMEKVAAKYPDQQFLMIDSRSELPNIASISFRAEEGSYLAGVIAAMASTEDHVGFLGGMEIPVLRNFEQGFEQGVLAVKPDATVDVVYAGDFGNADLGEQLAAQMIQDKGADVIYVAAGLTGVGALTEIQKLGKYAIGVDTDQFFLAEKAILTSMLKNVDVSIYNAVNSFIQNNHAFPQKEIVEGLAENAVGLTALHNITLSDEQQKTFEDLKTQISSGQIKITLDQ, from the coding sequence ATGAAAACAAACAAGAACAGACGCGCAGGTCTTGGTCTCACATTAATGATGATCCTGACGGTACTGATCCTGGGGGCTTGTTCAGCCAATAATACAACATCGGCAACAGACACAAGAACAAAAGTCGGGATCGTACTTACCGAAGTGGGTCTGGGAGACCGTTCTTTTAATGATGCTGCTTTTGATGGACTGGTTCAGGCCAGAGACGAGAAAAGCATTGTCTTTGACTATCGTGAACCGGGCGGCAATTTAACCGCCGAAGCTGCTTTTGAGGAGTTTGCAGAAGCCAAACTCGATCTGATTATCGGCCTCAGCGATACGGTCCAAGCGGATATGGAGAAGGTTGCAGCCAAATATCCTGATCAACAGTTCCTCATGATTGATAGTCGGTCCGAACTGCCTAACATTGCCTCCATTTCATTCCGGGCGGAAGAAGGAAGTTATCTGGCAGGCGTTATTGCCGCTATGGCTTCAACGGAGGATCATGTTGGTTTCCTTGGTGGAATGGAGATCCCGGTCCTTCGTAATTTCGAGCAGGGTTTTGAGCAAGGTGTTCTTGCTGTCAAGCCGGATGCAACCGTTGATGTCGTCTACGCAGGGGACTTCGGTAATGCCGATCTGGGTGAACAACTCGCTGCACAGATGATTCAGGACAAGGGCGCTGACGTGATCTATGTGGCTGCCGGTCTCACAGGTGTGGGCGCACTGACGGAGATTCAAAAATTAGGGAAATACGCCATCGGTGTAGATACCGATCAATTCTTTTTGGCGGAAAAAGCCATTCTTACGTCCATGCTGAAAAATGTGGATGTATCCATCTATAATGCCGTTAACTCGTTTATTCAAAACAATCATGCCTTCCCTCAAAAGGAAATCGTGGAGGGGCTGGCGGAGAACGCCGTGGGCCTGACCGCACTACATAATATCACGCTCAGTGATGAACAGCAGAAAACCTTCGAAGATCTGAAAACACAGATCTCTTCCGGTCAAATCAAAATTACGCTTGATCAATAA
- a CDS encoding gamma-glutamyltransferase family protein: MNFDPLYQPYPSYRVPVYAKQGMVATSQPLAAQAGLDVLKKGGNAIDAAIATAAALTVLEPTSNGIGGDAFALVWTEGKLHGLNASGPAPQGISIEALQAAGHTEMPKLGVVPVTVPGAPAGWAELSRRFGRLTLAEALEPAIRYAEEGYPLAPGLARHWARAAEIYARQGDAEAGRAWFETFAPGGRVPAAGEMWRSPDHAATLRQIGESEARDFYEGELAERIHSFMAEHGGYLTREDLAASQPEWVDPISVSYRGYDVWEIPPNGQGLIALAALNLLKGYEFDEKESVLAYHQQLEAMKLAFADGEKYITEERKMGVTVEELLSEAYAEERRKLIGDTARAPEAGDPRASGTVYLATADGEGNMVSFIQSNYMGFGSGLVVPGTGIALQNRGHNFSLDPNHANALEPGKRTYHTIIPGFLTRGSEAIGPFGVMGGFMQPQGHVQVVMNTIDYHLNPQAALDSPRWQWTKGKTILVEPGFPQHIAQALARKGHDIQVALDPSQFGRGQIIWRNPNNGVLCGGTETRADGSIAAW; the protein is encoded by the coding sequence ATGAACTTCGATCCACTCTACCAACCGTACCCCTCTTACCGCGTGCCTGTATATGCCAAGCAAGGCATGGTCGCCACGTCACAGCCACTGGCTGCACAAGCTGGCCTGGATGTTTTGAAAAAAGGCGGCAACGCCATTGATGCCGCCATTGCAACTGCAGCAGCACTCACCGTGCTGGAGCCTACGTCCAATGGCATTGGTGGCGATGCTTTTGCCCTCGTCTGGACCGAGGGCAAACTGCATGGCCTGAATGCCAGCGGCCCTGCGCCTCAGGGCATATCCATTGAGGCGCTTCAAGCGGCAGGCCATACGGAGATGCCGAAGCTTGGGGTTGTTCCGGTGACGGTGCCTGGCGCACCGGCGGGTTGGGCTGAGCTGAGCCGCCGTTTCGGGCGGCTCACGCTGGCGGAAGCGCTGGAACCAGCCATCCGCTATGCGGAGGAAGGTTACCCGCTTGCGCCTGGGCTGGCCCGCCACTGGGCAAGGGCAGCCGAGATCTATGCACGCCAGGGTGATGCGGAGGCAGGGCGTGCGTGGTTTGAGACATTTGCTCCCGGCGGGCGTGTTCCCGCAGCTGGAGAGATGTGGCGCTCGCCGGATCATGCGGCGACTTTGCGCCAGATTGGCGAGAGCGAAGCGCGAGACTTTTACGAAGGGGAACTGGCGGAACGCATTCATTCCTTTATGGCAGAACACGGTGGTTATCTGACTCGCGAAGATCTGGCAGCATCCCAGCCCGAGTGGGTTGATCCCATCTCTGTCTCCTATCGCGGATACGATGTGTGGGAAATCCCACCGAATGGACAAGGGCTGATTGCTCTCGCAGCGCTTAATCTGTTGAAAGGTTACGAGTTTGACGAGAAAGAATCCGTTCTCGCGTATCATCAGCAACTGGAAGCCATGAAGCTGGCATTTGCCGATGGGGAGAAATATATTACCGAAGAACGTAAAATGGGCGTGACGGTGGAGGAACTGCTGTCCGAGGCATACGCTGAAGAACGGCGCAAACTCATTGGTGATACCGCACGTGCACCTGAGGCAGGCGATCCACGAGCAAGTGGAACGGTCTATCTGGCTACGGCTGACGGTGAAGGCAACATGGTTTCCTTTATCCAGAGTAACTACATGGGCTTCGGATCTGGACTCGTCGTTCCGGGGACAGGCATTGCCTTGCAGAATCGCGGACATAATTTCTCACTGGACCCGAATCATGCAAACGCCTTGGAGCCGGGTAAACGAACCTATCACACCATCATTCCGGGGTTCCTCACCCGCGGCAGCGAAGCGATTGGGCCATTCGGTGTCATGGGCGGTTTCATGCAGCCGCAGGGTCATGTGCAGGTGGTCATGAATACGATCGATTATCACCTGAATCCCCAGGCCGCACTGGACTCTCCACGCTGGCAGTGGACGAAGGGCAAAACGATTCTCGTGGAACCTGGCTTCCCGCAGCACATTGCACAGGCACTTGCCCGCAAGGGACATGATATTCAAGTAGCGCTCGATCCATCCCAGTTTGGACGCGGTCAGATCATCTGGCGCAACCCGAACAATGGCGTATTATGTGGGGGTACGGAAACCCGAGCGGATGGCTCGATTGCGGCTTGGTAA